One Deinococcus aerophilus genomic window, CTGAACTTCTGCATCGCGGTGCAGGGGTTGTTCCCCTCTCGTCCTTAGCGCTGAGGGAGGGCCAATGCTCCATGGGATGACGCCATGAAACCAGATCTGAACCGCCGCACCGTTCTCAAATCCCTTGCCCTGGCCGCCGCCACCTGCTCTCCGGGTCTTGCGGCGCAGGCAGTCAGGGCCGCGCCTGCCCGTCCGGCTCCGAGGGTAGGCGTGCTGCCCGCCCGGAGTGTCTACCCTGGCCTGGGTCAGCGTTACCTGGCCGGTCTGACCCTCTCGCTCGGGGCACCGGGCGTGGCACAGACCGAAGTGGTGGTCCGCCACGTCGGCCCACAGGCCGCCGCACTCGAAGCGGCGGCCCGCGAGCTGCTCGCAGAAGGCGTACACCTGTTGATCTCGCTGGGCGACGGTTCAGCGGCGGCGCTGGCCGCTCTGGCCGAGCGCCACCATGTTCCGCTGCTCGTCAGCGAACTCGGCAGCCTGATGCCCCGGGGCGAGACAGGCAGCCCCTTCGTCTTCTGCAATTCCTTGCAACTGTGGCAATCCGAATGGGCCCTGGGCCACTGGACGGCCCGGCACCTGGGAAACCGGGTTCAGGTGGTGACCACGCTGCTGGAAAGCGGGTATGACCTGCCATATGCCTTCGCTTCAGGCGTCGCTGACGGCGGAGGCACGGTGGTGGCAACCTCGTTCGCCGACAATTTCGGCGGTGGCCACGAAACCGACCCGGTACTGGCGAGCGTTCGCGCCCTGGGTCCCGAGCATGTTCACCTGATTGCCAGCGGCCCGCAGCCTGCGGCGTTCATCGCGGCCTATCAGCGCCACTTCCTCCTGCCGCGCCCTGCCCTGAGCCTCTCGGGTCTGGCCGTATCCGGGCCCCGCCCGGCCGCAGCGGGCGCCGCCGGGCGGCACAGCGCACTGTCCTGGGCCAGTGGCCTTGACCTGCCGCTCAACCGGCTCTTTACCTC contains:
- a CDS encoding ABC transporter substrate-binding protein; translation: MKPDLNRRTVLKSLALAAATCSPGLAAQAVRAAPARPAPRVGVLPARSVYPGLGQRYLAGLTLSLGAPGVAQTEVVVRHVGPQAAALEAAARELLAEGVHLLISLGDGSAAALAALAERHHVPLLVSELGSLMPRGETGSPFVFCNSLQLWQSEWALGHWTARHLGNRVQVVTTLLESGYDLPYAFASGVADGGGTVVATSFADNFGGGHETDPVLASVRALGPEHVHLIASGPQPAAFIAAYQRHFLLPRPALSLSGLAVSGPRPAAAGAAGRHSALSWASGLDLPLNRLFTSSYRRLHSQAPDAVAALGYETGRWLLQALDAVGGQVTQTQAWLQAFAHARFDSPRGTVWADPQTRRVQAPIYLRRSAVKGRAVSQQVVQVLSAPPLQHRALQALLDMPRSGWSMPYLQG